In the genome of Heterodontus francisci isolate sHetFra1 chromosome 15, sHetFra1.hap1, whole genome shotgun sequence, one region contains:
- the LOC137377882 gene encoding P2Y purinoceptor 4-like, whose protein sequence is MSSTSGYSESAPLETNPDDGHGSGSNNNSCHFNEEFKYILLPVSYGIVCVVGLVLNAIALWMFLCKMRPWNATIIYMLNLAISDLLYVLSLPLLTYYYANRNDWPFGVVLCKLTRFLFYANLYSSILFLTCISVNRFMGVCYPIRSLKWIKVKQAWAVCMLVWAAVIICLIPNLLFVTTSSQGDDILCHDTTRREDFPQYVLYSSITMVILFGIPFLIIIFCYSLMIRELNKTPVSGSNNSSSNVKKKSIKMIISVLFVFSLCFIPFHITRTLYYTFRVLEKSCYALNIVNFTYKITRPLASVNSCIDPILYFLAGDNYRQKLVHVMMRRKGCVRRSVPSRLQIE, encoded by the coding sequence ATGTCCTCAACCTCTGGATATAGTGAGTCTGCACCTCTGGAAACTAATCCTGATGATGGTCATGGTTCTGGTAGCAACAATAACAGTTGCCATTTCAATGAGGAGTTCAAGTATATCTTATTGCCAGTGTCCTATGGAATAGTATGTGTGGTGGGCCTGGTTCTCAATGCCATTGCACTGTGGATGTTTCTGTGTAAGATGCGACCGTGGAATGCCACCATAATCTATATGTTGAACTTGGCCATTTCGGACCTTCTTTATGTGCTGTCTCTGCCACTCCTCACATATTACTATGCCAATCGAAATGATTGGCCATTTGGTGTGGTCCTGTGTAAGTTAACCCGCTTCCTTTTCTATGCCAACCTCTACTCCAGCATCCTCTTTCTTACCTGCATCAGTGTGAACAGATTCATGGGTGTGTGCTATCCCATTCGATCGCTCAAGTGGATTAAAGTGAAGCAGGCCTGGGCTGTATGCATGCTGGTCTGGGCAGCCGTCATCATCTGCCTCATTCCCAATTTGCTGTTTGTCACAACAAGCAGTCAGGGTGATGACATACTCTGCCACGATACAACCCGTAGGGAAGATTTTCCCCAATATGTTTTGTACAGTTCTATTACCATGGTGATTCTCTTTGGTATTCCTTTCCTCATCATTATCTTCTGTTACAGCTTAATGATCAGAGAATTGAACAAAACCCCTGTGTCTGGCTCCAACAACTCCTCATCCAATGTCAAAAAGAAGTCCATTAAAATGATCATCAGTGTGTTGTTTGTCTTTTCCCTGTGTTTTATACCTTTCCACATCACAAGGACATTGTACTACACGTTCAGGGTACTCGAGAAGAGCTGTTATGCACTTAACATTGTGAACTTCACATATAAAATCACAAGACCGCTGGCCAGTGTCAACAGCTGCATTGACCCTATTTTGTACTTCCTAGCTGGAGACAATTATCGACAAAAACTTGTGCATGTCATGATGAGGAGAAAAGGCTGTGTTCGGCGATCAGTACCAAGCAGACTGCAAATTGAATAA